From a region of the Geothrix sp. 21YS21S-2 genome:
- a CDS encoding CsgG/HfaB family protein: protein MVTRRMFALCALCLLALAPAVAVVPKKDRPRVIVAPFPVAKGAYEGWGGWGYGYVGGETRISDVLQDLCVTTLIEEGSDKVRVMDRARLDEVLAEQKLNASGLVEESDDPAEQRKVAKMGKLLGVRWMVTGKVTRFAYKKSGFGTGWGAGALVGKLTGSGIAGGVAGDIHVQKATLTGRLDMKLIDVQTAEIVAVAHDEATVKDMGVKVAGTGSQLQFDQSMVNQIFEPIIQKLAKQMLGKITRASAEADD from the coding sequence GTGGTGACACGCCGAATGTTCGCGCTTTGCGCACTTTGCCTGCTCGCTTTGGCGCCCGCAGTCGCGGTGGTTCCCAAGAAGGACCGTCCCCGCGTCATCGTCGCGCCCTTCCCCGTCGCCAAGGGCGCCTACGAAGGCTGGGGCGGCTGGGGCTACGGCTACGTCGGCGGGGAGACCCGCATCAGCGACGTGCTCCAGGACCTCTGCGTCACCACCCTCATCGAAGAGGGCAGCGACAAGGTCCGGGTGATGGACCGCGCCCGCCTGGACGAGGTGCTGGCCGAACAGAAGCTCAATGCCAGCGGTCTGGTGGAGGAATCCGACGATCCCGCCGAGCAGAGGAAGGTCGCCAAGATGGGCAAGCTCCTGGGCGTGCGGTGGATGGTCACCGGCAAGGTGACCCGCTTCGCCTACAAGAAGAGCGGATTCGGCACGGGCTGGGGCGCCGGCGCCCTGGTGGGCAAGCTCACCGGCAGCGGCATCGCCGGGGGCGTGGCCGGCGACATCCACGTGCAGAAGGCCACCCTCACGGGCCGCCTGGACATGAAGCTCATCGACGTGCAGACCGCCGAGATCGTGGCCGTGGCCCACGACGAGGCCACCGTCAAGGACATGGGCGTCAAGGTCGCCGGCACCGGCAGCCAGCTCCAGTTCGACCAGAGCATGGTGAACCAGATCTTCGAGCCGATCATCCAGAAGCTGGCCAAGCAGATGCTGGGCAAGATCACCCGCGCCAGCGCGGAAGCGGACGACTAG
- a CDS encoding LytTR family DNA-binding domain-containing protein: MIRSLIVDDEVLARQRLRRLLGDHPDLEVAGECSNGLEAVRDIEALRPDLVFLDIQMPELDGFGVIEEVGPDRMPPTLFVTAYDQFALKAFEVHALDYLLKPFDPERFAAALARVRTWIQGSPRPSLEPMLKQVQADRPPPERLLIKEGTRYAFVRPAAIQWVEAEDNYVRLHVEGTSHLVRQTMSGMLDKLSPSRFRRIHRSAIVNLDFIRHLEPWTGGDYLVTMKDGSQLTMSRTYRNQLGEWL; encoded by the coding sequence ATGATCCGGTCCCTGATAGTCGATGACGAGGTGCTGGCCCGCCAGCGTCTGCGCCGGCTGCTGGGGGACCATCCGGACCTGGAGGTGGCGGGGGAATGCTCCAACGGCCTGGAGGCGGTGCGGGACATCGAGGCCCTGCGCCCGGACCTGGTCTTCCTGGACATCCAGATGCCCGAGCTGGACGGCTTCGGGGTCATCGAGGAGGTGGGCCCGGACCGGATGCCCCCCACCCTCTTCGTCACCGCCTACGACCAGTTCGCCCTGAAGGCCTTCGAGGTCCACGCCCTGGACTACCTGCTCAAGCCCTTCGACCCCGAGCGGTTCGCCGCCGCCCTGGCCCGGGTGCGCACCTGGATCCAGGGCAGCCCGCGCCCGTCCCTGGAGCCCATGCTCAAGCAGGTGCAAGCCGACCGCCCCCCTCCCGAGCGCCTCCTCATCAAGGAGGGCACCCGCTACGCCTTCGTGCGCCCCGCCGCCATCCAGTGGGTGGAGGCCGAGGACAACTACGTCCGGCTCCACGTGGAGGGCACCAGCCACCTGGTGCGCCAGACCATGAGCGGCATGCTGGACAAGCTCAGCCCCTCCCGCTTCCGGCGCATCCACCGCTCGGCCATCGTGAACCTGGACTTCATCCGCCACCTGGAGCCGTGGACCGGGGGGGACTACCTGGTGACGATGAAGGACGGGAGCCAGCTGACCATGAGCCGGACCTACCGGAATCAGCTGGGGGAGTGGCTCTGA
- the metK gene encoding methionine adenosyltransferase, whose product MSADSRALFTSESVTEGHPDKIADQISDAVLDAALRGDPRSRVACETLVTTGLILVAGEITTECYIPVAQLARDTVKGIGYDHSIKGFDCNTCAVMVTLDQQSPDIAMGVDTGGAGDQGLMFGYATDETPELMPAPIHFAHALTRKLAEVRKSQQIPWLQPDGKSQVTVEYDGHRVARIHTVVISTQHAESAGNKEIRERVIQEVIQAALPPEYLDADTIYHVNPTGRFVIGGPMGDTGLTGRKIIVDSYGGTGHHGGGAFSGKDPSKVDRSAAYMGRYIAKNIVAAGLARTCEIQLAYAIGVAEPVSIAVETFGTGTVSDAAIVRAVREVFSCTPRAMIETLDLRRPIYLPTAAYGHFGRDGFSWERTDKADALRSAAR is encoded by the coding sequence ATGTCAGCTGATTCCAGGGCTCTTTTCACCTCAGAAAGCGTCACGGAAGGCCATCCCGACAAGATCGCCGACCAGATCTCCGACGCCGTCCTGGACGCGGCGCTGCGAGGCGACCCGCGCAGCCGCGTGGCCTGCGAAACCCTCGTCACCACGGGCCTGATCCTGGTGGCCGGGGAGATCACCACCGAGTGCTACATCCCCGTGGCGCAGCTGGCCCGGGACACCGTGAAGGGCATCGGCTACGACCACAGTATCAAGGGCTTTGATTGCAACACGTGTGCTGTGATGGTCACCCTCGACCAGCAGAGCCCCGATATCGCCATGGGCGTGGACACCGGGGGCGCCGGGGATCAGGGCCTCATGTTCGGGTACGCCACGGACGAGACGCCCGAGCTCATGCCGGCCCCCATCCACTTCGCCCACGCCCTGACCCGCAAGCTCGCCGAGGTGCGCAAGAGCCAGCAGATCCCCTGGCTGCAGCCCGACGGCAAGTCCCAGGTGACGGTGGAATACGACGGCCACCGGGTGGCCCGCATCCACACCGTGGTGATCTCCACGCAGCACGCCGAGTCCGCGGGGAACAAGGAGATCCGGGAGCGGGTCATCCAGGAGGTCATCCAGGCCGCCCTCCCGCCCGAGTATCTGGACGCCGACACCATCTACCACGTGAATCCCACCGGCCGGTTCGTCATCGGCGGCCCCATGGGCGACACGGGCCTCACGGGCCGCAAGATCATCGTGGATTCCTACGGCGGCACCGGCCACCACGGCGGCGGGGCCTTCTCCGGCAAGGATCCCTCCAAGGTGGACCGCTCCGCGGCCTACATGGGGCGCTATATCGCCAAGAACATCGTGGCCGCGGGCCTGGCGCGCACCTGCGAGATCCAGCTGGCGTACGCCATCGGCGTGGCCGAGCCGGTGTCCATCGCCGTGGAGACCTTCGGCACCGGGACCGTCAGCGACGCCGCCATCGTCCGGGCCGTGCGGGAGGTGTTCAGCTGCACGCCCAGGGCCATGATCGAGACCCTGGACCTGCGCCGGCCCATCTACCTCCCCACCGCCGCCTACGGCCACTTCGGCCGGGACGGCTTCAGCTGGGAGCGCACCGACAAGGCGGACGCCCTTCGGTCCGCCGCGCGCTAG
- a CDS encoding sensor histidine kinase, with translation MFKKPVHWIMYGGIWVLMGLYYTTWDMVAYRMPFLSVLPMNLLQNAVWALEGLVILRVAQRFPIQSFSLKGLPAWIINLGTGFVLACLGLGIAWLISLAFQEPEMRAKILQWPWKNLLRFFFTYLHSTLILMWAVLGGFHGFLLYKGMKARELEAAQLEASLTLARNQMLLAQFQPHFLFNALNSISALIHTDPQAADRMVARLGDLLRLNLDAEASQELPLEKEMALVDAFLAIEKVRFQDRLEVEVDIPPGLARAPVPKFLLQPLVENALKHGLAPRARPGKLLIRATREAPWLTLEVQDNGAGFEGSREGVGLRNTRARLLMLYHENHRLEIFSVPDKGTRVVVRIPLH, from the coding sequence ATGTTCAAGAAGCCTGTGCACTGGATCATGTACGGCGGGATCTGGGTCCTCATGGGCCTCTACTACACCACCTGGGACATGGTGGCCTACCGCATGCCCTTCCTGTCGGTCCTGCCCATGAACCTCCTGCAGAACGCGGTGTGGGCCCTGGAAGGCCTCGTCATCCTCCGCGTCGCCCAGCGCTTCCCCATCCAGTCCTTCTCCCTGAAGGGGCTGCCGGCCTGGATCATCAACCTGGGGACCGGCTTCGTCCTGGCCTGCCTGGGGCTGGGCATCGCCTGGCTCATCTCCCTGGCCTTCCAGGAGCCGGAGATGCGCGCCAAGATCCTCCAGTGGCCCTGGAAGAACCTGCTGCGGTTCTTCTTCACCTACCTCCACTCCACCCTCATCCTCATGTGGGCCGTCCTGGGCGGCTTCCACGGGTTCCTCCTCTACAAGGGGATGAAGGCGCGGGAGCTGGAGGCGGCCCAGCTCGAGGCGTCGCTCACCCTGGCCCGGAACCAGATGCTCCTGGCCCAGTTCCAGCCCCACTTCCTCTTCAACGCCCTCAACTCCATCTCCGCCCTCATCCACACCGACCCCCAGGCCGCGGATCGCATGGTGGCCAGGCTCGGCGACCTGCTGCGCCTCAACCTGGACGCCGAGGCCTCCCAGGAGCTCCCCCTGGAAAAGGAGATGGCCCTGGTGGACGCCTTCCTGGCCATCGAGAAGGTGCGCTTCCAGGACCGGCTGGAGGTGGAGGTGGACATCCCCCCCGGGCTGGCCCGGGCCCCCGTGCCGAAGTTCCTCCTGCAGCCCCTGGTGGAGAACGCCCTGAAGCACGGCCTGGCTCCCCGGGCCCGGCCCGGCAAGCTGCTCATCCGCGCCACCCGTGAGGCTCCCTGGCTCACCCTCGAGGTCCAGGACAACGGCGCGGGCTTCGAAGGCAGCCGGGAGGGGGTCGGCCTCCGGAATACCCGGGCCAGGCTATTGATGCTTTATCACGAAAATCATCGATTGGAGATATTCTCCGTTCCGGATAAGGGGACCCGCGTCGTCGTGCGTATACCCCTTCATTGA
- a CDS encoding triacylglycerol lipase, with amino-acid sequence MIRRAPIVLVGGFTVWGREEAFGIKYWGGPGRDIQDDLRAKGHPAVTAAPGPFSSNWDRAAEVYAQLRGGTVDYGRAHAERFGHARFGRTYPGLLPDWELGVHFIGHSMGGQTIRVLAHLLAEGSEEERQATPEGDLSPLFRGGHPGVLSLTTLATPHLGTTLTRKREALEGVAQRILALAGGLASSVYDLKLDQWGLQRLPLESWKAYRDRILATPLWAGTADFSARELSPEGARDLNAWVRLPADVYAFSWSTAKTEPGPGGFHVPAPHMNLLWRSGARYIGRAPGAGPDWFRSDGVVNTVSMAGPGGDPVEPYGGTPRPGVWSHMGVLDGWDHSEILGMGPEHGDEVLPLYRAWAGFLDGIRP; translated from the coding sequence ATGATCCGCCGCGCGCCCATCGTCCTGGTGGGAGGCTTCACCGTGTGGGGCCGCGAGGAGGCCTTCGGCATCAAGTACTGGGGCGGTCCCGGCCGGGACATCCAGGACGACCTGCGCGCCAAGGGCCACCCCGCGGTCACCGCCGCGCCGGGCCCCTTCTCCAGCAACTGGGACCGGGCCGCCGAGGTCTACGCGCAGCTGCGGGGGGGCACGGTCGACTACGGCAGGGCCCACGCGGAGCGCTTCGGCCACGCCCGGTTCGGCCGCACCTACCCGGGCCTCCTTCCGGACTGGGAGCTGGGCGTCCATTTCATCGGCCACAGCATGGGGGGCCAGACCATCCGGGTCCTGGCCCACCTCCTGGCCGAGGGTTCCGAAGAGGAGCGCCAGGCCACGCCGGAGGGCGACCTGAGCCCCCTGTTCCGGGGCGGCCACCCCGGCGTGCTGAGCCTGACCACCCTCGCCACGCCCCACCTGGGCACCACCCTCACCCGCAAGCGCGAGGCCCTGGAAGGAGTCGCCCAGCGCATCCTGGCCCTGGCGGGGGGCCTCGCCAGCTCCGTGTACGACCTCAAGCTCGACCAGTGGGGCCTGCAGCGGCTCCCCCTCGAAAGCTGGAAGGCCTACCGGGACCGGATCCTGGCCACGCCGCTGTGGGCGGGCACGGCGGACTTCAGCGCCCGGGAGCTGAGCCCGGAGGGCGCCCGGGACCTCAACGCCTGGGTCCGGCTCCCCGCGGACGTCTACGCCTTCTCCTGGTCCACCGCCAAGACCGAGCCCGGCCCCGGCGGCTTCCACGTCCCCGCCCCGCACATGAACCTCCTCTGGCGCTCCGGCGCGCGGTACATCGGAAGGGCCCCGGGCGCCGGCCCCGACTGGTTCCGCAGCGACGGCGTGGTGAACACCGTCAGCATGGCCGGACCCGGCGGCGACCCCGTGGAACCCTACGGCGGCACCCCCCGCCCCGGCGTCTGGAGCCACATGGGGGTCCTGGACGGGTGGGACCACAGCGAGATCCTGGGCATGGGCCCCGAGCACGGGGACGAGGTCCTGCCCCTCTACCGGGCCTGGGCCGGATTCCTGGATGGAATCCGCCCCTGA
- a CDS encoding phage holin family protein, with translation MRTLLRFLFSAVGLLIASYFVPGIHHGAFIDLVAVAVILGALNATLGMLLRFVAFVPLACSLGCLGLFINGLVFWAASWVAVRLGLDFRVSGFWAGFFGALVSSVCATFLETLLIGKEQKRREEAPRRIKIINE, from the coding sequence GTGAGAACGCTGCTTCGGTTCCTGTTTTCCGCGGTGGGGCTGCTCATCGCGTCATACTTCGTGCCGGGCATCCACCACGGCGCCTTCATCGACCTGGTGGCCGTGGCCGTCATCCTGGGGGCCCTCAACGCGACCCTGGGGATGCTGCTGCGGTTCGTGGCCTTCGTGCCCCTGGCCTGCAGCCTGGGGTGCCTGGGCCTGTTCATCAACGGGCTGGTGTTCTGGGCCGCGAGCTGGGTGGCCGTGCGGCTCGGCCTGGACTTCCGGGTGTCGGGGTTCTGGGCGGGGTTCTTCGGGGCGCTGGTCTCCAGCGTGTGCGCCACGTTCCTGGAGACGCTGCTCATCGGCAAGGAACAGAAACGCCGGGAGGAGGCCCCCCGGCGCATCAAGATCATCAACGAGTGA